The stretch of DNA TCGTAGTAGCTGCTGTTACCTCTGTACGCTTCTGGAGCAGGTGTTTGTTGAGCATCTGCTTTGTTCCAGAATGTGTGTACAAGTGCTGGGTGCAGGACATATAGTGAAAAGGTGACACAGAAGCTTTCCCTTTGTGATAGCTGGACTTTGTAGGTGACATAGAGCAGGGTTTCTCATCCTTGGCCTTAGTGACCCTGTGGACACAATCATTCCTTGTAGTGGGGGCTGTCCTGGGTATTGTAAGATGTTTAACAGCATCTttggcctctactcactagatacCAGTAGCCCCCTCCCAAaggtgtgacaaccaaaaatgtctccaggcattaTAAAATATCCTCTGGGAAGGGGGCGCAAGATGTAttccagttgagaaccactgggagAGACTGTGGTAAGACAGTCTTGAGTGATGTTAAATGGAGACTTCTTGACGCCCAGATCCGAGTCTGATGCACCTCAAGTCCCTGGCAGCCAACACAGGGCCTGGTAACACGGGAGGCCTTGGGTAAAATCTGTAGAATGAATGGAAGACACTACATAGCCTTCCAGACCCAGCTCAGGTGTCTTATACACTGGGAAACCTTCCTGGTTCTTGCAGCCAGGTGCTTCctcctctgccctcatgacctgtCACAGCCCCACACCTCTGGACTGTGAATGTCCAGGTCCCTGGGTACTTCTGCCATTTGCTTCCAGCTGGTGCTTGGCACCCATGGGGCTTCAGGAGactggttgaataaatgaatgaatacaaaaacaacaaataaatagaaaaaattagccaggcatggtggtgcacacctgtagtcccagctactcaggaggctgaggtaggaggatcaactgagactgggaggcggaggttgcagtgagccgagattgggccatcgcactccagcctgggtgaaagaccGAGACCCTGTCTTGGCGGGGGGAAAAGATGGAAGGAAAATAGAACCAGTGTCTTTCCCATAACATTATGACAACGCAGTTGTTCATTCATATGTTcactcattaattcaacaaatgtttgtggaACAAACTGTCCTGGGTACCAAGGAGTTAGTGGGCATGAGACAGGCAAGGTCCTGGCCCTCATCGAGCTAGTatttgcctgggtgacaggctgtGTGCAAGGAGCCTTTGGTCATGGCCGGATGCTCTTAACATTCACTTTTTTTGACCAGTACCTCCTGGGGCTCCAGGCACCTGTTAGCCCATGAAAGCGAGCAGCAAAGACTCCGGGGAATGATACTGGGTAGAACAAAAGGGAGTGAGTTAAAGGACTTGGGAGCCCCAAGTCAGAGCCCACTTGTGTCACCTAGGGggcttttagttttattttgtgtctGCCATATCAAGGGGTTTGTTTGGAATTTAGGCTTATCATAAACTTGATGATATTTTAGCCATATTTTGCAGCCAGCCATAGTGTTCCCTCCGTTcaagtttttcacatttttttgatGAAATGTTTATTACATGTCGTCCTTTGAACTTGTAGCAGATAACTTATACTTAGTGTTCAGTAAGAGAAAAGCAAGTTTTAGTATCTCAAACTGGTTAGTTTATCACACTTTTCCTcataagtggttttttttttttttttgagacggagtctcgctctgttgcccaggctggagtccagcggTGCAacttcagcttactgcaagctctgcctcccgggttcacgctattctcctgcctcaacctcctgagtagctgagaccacaggtacctgccaccacgcctggctaatttttttttatttttagtagagacgggatggtcttgatctcctgacctcgtgatccgcccgccttggcctcccaaagtgctgggattacaggcgtgagccatcgcgcccagcccttcataaggtttttttgttttgttttgtttttgggaaggaatctctctctctcccaggctggagtgcagtggtgtgatctcggctcactacagcctccatccctgaggttcaagcgattctcctgcctcagccttttgaggcaggagaatcgcaatGAGCCATTGCACGCAGCCACTTCCAaaactttgggagtctgaggtgcgcggatcacctgaggttgggagttcaagaccaacctgaccaacatgtagacacctgtctctactaaaaatacaaaattagctgggtgtggtgccacatgcctgtaatcccagctactcgggaggctgaggcaggagaattacttgcaCCAGAAGTCGAAGTtagtggtgagctgagattgtgccattgctctccagcctggacaacaagaccaaaactccatctcaaaaaaaaaaaaaaaaaagtttatcaccCCAAAGGGACACTTCATATGCATGAAGCGTCTGCTCCCCATTCCCCCATTCCCAGCCAGGGTGCTTTTGGCTTGAGTCGCAGAAAGGCCCAGGAATACATTGGCTTAATGTCACCTGTAGCAGAAAGGCTGGGTCCAGAGTTGGTTCATCCCAACTCTTTGGGCACAGTTGAAGTTCGTGTGTGCAAAACTGTCTTGCATGGCGAGGAAGAGGAAGGCTGGGAAGTGTGTGGTGGGTTGGGAGCAGCACCTGAGTACCCTGAGAGCAGGAAGAAGGCTTCAGGCCTCAGTGTGCTCACTGGCCAAGCCGAGTGGGACCTGAAAGAAATCAGTGTGAGAACTCAGACAGGAAGCGGAGAGCCCCGCCGCATGGCCCTGCCAAGCCTCCAGTGCACTGAGTATTCAGCAGGCAGTTCCTAGGCCTTGTGTGACCTGGGGCTCAGACGCCTTGGTGTCTCTCATGGAGGACTGCACACGGTGTGGAGAGAAGCTTGACAGCTGCAGTATCAGGTGATCTATGATGTGATCAAGGGCAGGCCCTAAAATTAGGTGGCACGTAGGGAAGGCTTCCTACAGGAGGGCACACCAGGATGGGTGTCGTAGCTTCACTGGATTCCATCTGGGCCGGAATGGGTGTGTTCCAGTACATGCAGAGACCTGGATGTCTGGGCTTCATCCGTCGAGAGGACCTACAGGCGTGGGCATGGAGCAGGAGAGCAGGGTGCAGGACTCAAAGGCCTCGGTTGCCAGGCCGATGCCGGGCCAAGGGCCTGGGTTGGTTCTAGCCTTGATGGACACTGTTGGGCCTGTAGCCGTTTGTTCATTTAGcttacatttcctgaggcctcccgcGTGCCCCACTGTGGTGGGCAAGCCTGGGGGTGAGAGAGGACTCAGACCCCATCCCGGCCTTGGGAGAGGTAGGGTCAGAGACCACACTTCAGAGGGACAGGGCCCTCAAGACCCTTAGAGGAGCGCTCAATCTCCACACACATCCTCTGCAGCAAAGATCAGCTTCTCACAACCGTGTGACCGGAAGAATGGTGGCAACCACAGCTGCCCTTGAGGAGAGGCCATCCCCAGGCCACAACCCATGTGGGACAGATGCTGCGACGCGACTGCAGATCAGGCGGAGGAGAAACGAGAGTCTGTGTGTGTTAGTTTTCCGGGCTACTGTAGCAAAGTATGAGAAACTGGCCAGAAGAACGGAAATTGATGTCTCAgggtcctggaggctggaagtccaaaatccaggTGGTAGGGCCAGGCTGTCTCTGAAACCTTATAGGGGAAGGGCCCTTCTGCCTCTCCTGGCGCCTGGTGTGCCCAGACCTTCCTGGCTGAGGCTGCATCACCCATCCTCACGTGgcctctccctgtgtctctttgtgtccctgtgtcttccctctgtgtgtgtgtctgtgtccacgTTTCTCCTTTTCACAGACACCAGCCATAGTGGATTAGGGCCTGCAGTTTAACTCGATTACCTGTGTAAAGATCTTTCCAAGTCAGGTCACCTTCTGAGGTACTGGGACTTAGGACCTCAACCTGTCTTTTTGAGGGGGGCACACTTCAACCCATAAGActgggagggcagaggaggcCCCTGTCTCTGGCCGGGAAGGTGAAGTGGGGCCAGTACTGATTTGGAGCAGATAGTCCAGAGGGGGAAAGGGACAGCAGGAGACTGGGCAGGGAGTCAGTCACTCCAGGGTTGGAGTCAGCACAGGACCCTAGGTTTGGGGTTCCCAGCCCTTTCCCATTCCCTCCCAGTCCTCATGATTAAGACAACaaatgtcggccgggcgcagtggctcacgtctataatcccagcacttttgggaggccgaggcgggcggatcatgaggtcaggagaccgagaccattgtggcgaacacggtgaaaccccgtcgctactaaaaatacaaaaaatttgctgggcgtggtggtgggcacctgtagtcccagctactcaggaggctgaggcaggagaatggcatgaacctgggaggcggagcttgcagtgagccgagatcgcgccactacactccagcctgggtgacagagcaagactccgtctcaaagaaaacaaataaacgcACACAACAAGTGTCCCCTGTCCTGTCTGGTACTGATGCTGTGCTAGCATCAGGGATCGGGTAGGGAACTCAGCAGTGTCCCTGTCATCCCAAGGTGCATCCTCCAGGATAGGGGGGGAGACAGCATGGGAGCAGGCTCTTCAAGCATGGCCTGGGGGCAGGGGTGATGGCAACCCTGGGGGCTGACCGCTCTGCCCCTGCAGGTTCATGGGCGGGGGTGGCGAGAGCTGCAGCCTCATCGCGGAAGGACTCAGCACAGCCTTGCAGCTGTTTGATGACTTCAAGAAGATGCGTGAGCAGATGTGAGTGCCCCCTCCGCCCAGGCTGGGTCAGTCTCTCTCTGCCTGGCCCGGAACCACTTTGCCTGTTGAGTGGCTCTACCTCTAGCCTCACCCTGTAGAGCatgggctctgtgtccccaagCACGCTGAGCCAGGAGGCTGCAGGTGTGTTCTTGGGGGAGGTCTGGCCAGTGCCTGGTCTCAGCGTCCCCATCAGGAAGCAGTGCCAACTGTGGGTGTCACTCCTGCGTGCCCTgcctgctgggtgacagagagcacATCCCAgaacctctcagagcctcagcgTTGTCAGCTGTAAAGTATGGGCGCTGCTTCTGATTCCATATGAGGCGGAATATGTGCGCCTCCACTGGTGCTGGGTCTGGGTTCCTTCTCAGGGCCCCTGTTGCTGCCGGCTCCATGTCTTCTCTCATTCCTGGTAGTGGCCAGACGCACCGGGTCTGCCTCCTCATCTGCAACTCGCCCCCATACCTGTTGCCTGCTGTTGAGAGCACCACGTACTCTGGATGCACAACTGAGAATCTCGTGCAGCAGATTGGGGAGGTGAGGACTccagggtctgagggaggagggtctgGGGGCCAGGAGTCttgggtctgaggcaggaggcacTGGGGGCCTGGACTCTTGGGTCTGAGGGGAGGAGGCActgggggtctggactcctgggtctgagggaggaggcactgggggcctggactcgggtctgagggaggaggcacTGGGGGCCTGGACTCAGTCACAGAATAGTCACAGACTGGTGACCAGCTTTGCTTActctctttttttgaaacagagtttggctctgttacccaggctggagtgcagtggtgtgatcttggcttactgcagcctctgcctcctgggttcaagcaattctcatgtttcagcttcccgagtagctgggattatagacgcccgccatcacgcccagctaattttagtatctttagtagagacgaggtttcaccatgttggccaggctgctttcgaactcctggcctcacgtgatctgcctgactcagtctcacaaaatcctgggattacagatgtgagcctccacacctagCCCACTTAGTCTTACTGACAAAACTAGAACCCAGAGTCTCCCGGGGCAGGCAATACTAGGTTTCAGGGTCTCCTGCCTCAAAGCCCAGTGGGAATTGTGGTTGTAGGACTGGTGCTGTCCAGCCACACAGCAGCTGTGGTAGGTTGGGGGCTGGCCCCAACACCCCTATGGAGGGGGCACGTCATGACTGCTGGGCCCCTCTCCTATAGCGGGGGATCCACTTCTCCATCGTGTCTCCACGGAAGCTGCCTGCACTTCGGCTTCTGTTTGAGAAGGCAGCCCCCCCGGCCTTGCTGGAGCCGCTGCAGCCTCCCACAGATGTGAGCCAGGATCCAAGGCACATGGTGCTGGTTCGGGGGCTTGTGCTGCCTGGTGAGGCCTGGGCACCGCGCGTGGGGATGGGGGCTCGACGTGTTTCCCCAGCTCCCTCTGACTTGGATTTTGGATTTCTCACCCCTCTCTCCATCTTGAATCCCTTCTTTCTGGGGTTGGCCATCCCTCCTGCTCTCAGTTGGGGGTGGCTCAGCCCCAGGCCCCCTCCAGCCAAAGCAGCCAGTCCCCCTGCCTCCTGCCGCACCCTCTGGTGCCACTCTATCAGCAGCTCCCCAGCAGCCTCTGCCCCCCGTCCCCCCGCAGTACCAGGTATGGATGTTTCCAGGAAGGGACATGTTTCTGGGGACTTGCTGGAGCCCTGGCCCCTGGGGAGAGATCTAGTTGCATGTTGGAGCTTGTGGGATGATAGGAGTCCCATGGGGCATTGGGAGGGTGGGACTCCTGGGGCCATGGAAGCTCATCTGCTGGGTGATGGGTGTCGTGAGCTCCTGAGCTATCCCAGCTGGGGCAGCTGTGCCTTGTGGGGCCGTGGGTGGTGTGGCCTCGTGGGACACCAGGACTGGAGGGCCATGGTCCTCACCAgtacctttccttcttcccttctacCCACAGGTTCCCGGGAACCTGAGTGCAGCTCAGGTGGCCGCCCAGAATGCAGTGGAGGCCGCCAAGAACCAGAAGGCTGGGCTGGGCCCTCGCTGTGAGTCCTGGGGCGAGGATGAAGGGTGGGCAGGGGCCAGGCAGGCCTCTCTCCACACACTTGTTCCTCACTTCTTCCCTTGGTCTCTCCCACAGTCTCGCCCATCACCCCCCTCCAGCAAGCTGCTCCCGGAGTGGGTCCCCCCTTCAGCCAGGCCCCAGCTCCCCCACTACCCCCAGGACCCCCTGGTGCCCCCAAGCCACCACCTGCTTCCcagcccagtctggtctccacCGTGGCCCCTGGCTCTGGTCTGGCTCCCACAGCGCAGCCCGGGGCACCGTCCATGGTAGGTGCCTGCACGCCTCCTGCCCCCACTGCTTCCTCCTGCTGCCCACAGCTAGGACAATTAGAGGATGAGTCATTTGCCTTCCAGGGGGGTGTGGATCTGGTGGCCCTGGGGCCTTGGGGGTTCGTGGTGCGTGTGCTACAGATGCCTGAGATGAGGGTCTGGGGACGGAATGGGGAGGCTCATGGCTCCAGGTGGGTCAGGGCTGTTCTGAGAAACCCAAGGAATCCCTGGGTTTGGGAGTACGGGGCATCACACAGCTTACGAGTCCTCGTATCCTGCAGCGTCCAAGCATTTGGGGTCCTGGGGCTGGCCAAGTGCTGTTCTGGGAATGGAGGAGCAGAAGAACGGgcctttccttcttcctggtttgcCCTCACAGGATGGCCCCCGGAGGCCCCCCTCTTTCCCCATTCTCATGGCCGTCCTTCCTCCTCTCTGGCAGGCAGGCACTGTGGCCCCAGGAGGGGTGAGTGGCCCTTCCCCAGCCCAGCTAGGAGCCCCAGCCCTCGGTGGGCAGCAGTCAGTCTCCAATAAACTTCTGGCATGGAGCGGGGTCCTCGAGTGGCAGGAGGTGAGGGGCCTGAGGGTCCATTGGGCACTTGGGACTCCTGGGGCCGTGGGGCTGGGCATGTGGGACTCATGGGTCAGATGCATGGGGTTTGCAGTGCTGGGTTTGGGGGCATTCCTTGGGCTGGACCCGTGGGATGCGGGACCAGGCCAGGAGCCCCATGGTGCAGTGGGACTTGCGGTACAGAGGAGGGTCCCCATGCAGAGAACCCAGAAAAGCCTAGGATTTGGGGCCCAGAGAAGGGCCCAGGCGATGTAGCACCTGGGGCACAGTGGATTGTGGGATTTAGGGGCCGGGCACGTAGCCCTAACATTTGAGGAATTGAAGGTTTGCCGGTCtggaggaggggccaggggctCATGGGACTTAAACTGGGGAACATCCTGAGCTTTGCGGCCAGCAGGCTAGGACATGAGGGCTCAAGGGGACTGAGGCTTATGGCCCTTTTTGCTTTGACATGCTCTTTTCCCCCCTCAGAAACCCAAACCTGCCTCAGTGGATGCCAACACCAAGCTGACACGGTCACTGCCCTGCCAGGTCTATGTGAATCATGGCGAGAACCTGTAGGTGACTGTCAGGGGTGGGGTgcggtggggctggggctggcccCCTCCTCACACCTCTCCTGGCATCACCCCCCCAGGAAGACCGAGCAGTGGCCCCAGAAGCTGATCATGCAGCTTATCCCCCAGCAGCTGCTGGTGAGTGGTGGTGGAGGGCCAGCCCTGCTGCCGGGCAGCCCTCACCCTACTCTCTCTTCCCtgttccctgccccacccccactccctgccTCGTGTCCCCACCTCACTTGCCCACACCAACATGCCAGCTGACTTCTGTGTCTCCCGCAGACCACCCTGGGCCCTTTGTTCCGGAACTCAAGGATGGTCCAGTTCCATTTCACCAACAAGGACCTGGAGTCTCTCAAAGGCCTCTACCGCATCATGGGCAATGGCTTCGTGAGTCCAGGGCATTGGGGGCCGAGGGGCATTGACTCTTGTACTGCTTTCTGCTGACCTTTGAAGGGAATCCCAGAGTGCCTGGGCCCACGGAAGCCGTTTTTGATGGTTGGGTGGACTTCATGCCCTTAGGTTCCTCGCCTTTCTTCTAGAGCCTTGACTTTTATTATAATCATTGTATGCACCAGATTGAGGGATATTCCACATTAAAAATGTGAGATGGATGTGACTGGAGCAGTTAGGAGGAAGCTGTTGATTCTGGCATGGGTTTATGGGATGTGTTCGTTTCCTGTGGCTGCGGTAACACATTACCACAAGCAGAGGGGCTCAAAACAACAGAAACGTGTTCtatcccagttctggaggccagaagcccaAGGTCAGGGTGTCGGCAGGACCGCGCTCTCTCTAGAGGCTCAAGGGAAGGCCTCTTCGTTGCCTCTTCTGGCCAGTAACCCCAGGCTGCAGGTGGCATCACTCCAGGGTCTTTCTCGATCCTGTggctgtcttccctctgtgtgtgtctccatgtggcattctctgtgtctctgtgtccttgTGGTTAGAAGGACATCAGTCATTTTGGATTAGGCCCCATTTTCCTGACCTCATCTTACTACAACTGCAAAGACCTTCTTTCCAGATAGAGTCACCTTCACAGGTGCTGGAGAGTGGAACCTCAGTTTAGCTTTctgagtttgttttttgagacagagtttcactcttgtcacccaggctgaagtgtagtagtgcaatcttggctcacagcaacttccgtctcccgggttcaagcgattctcctgcctcagcctcccgagtagctgggattacaggtgcccaccaccatggctggttaatttttgtatttttagtagagacggggtttcaccatgttggccaggctggtctcgaacttctgacctcaagtgatctgcccgccttggcctcccaaactgctaggattaccagtgtgagccaccgcgcccagcctcagcaTAGCTTTCTGAGACACACAGTTCACCTTGTAACTCCGGGAAGGAGCAGATCAGTTACTTCTGTGCACCAGGCACTCCTGCAGGAAAGAGGACCTTAGGGGGATCTCCTCATGGGATCCTCACAGAACCGTGTGAAGAAGGCATTCCTGAGAGGAGTGCTTCTGGGTGCAAATAACATAGTTTTCCAAACAAATAGATAATTGGGGCCACTCAGAAAAAATTTTCTCTTATGATTCTGTGAGTCACCTGGGCTCAATGGGCCATCTCGCTTGGGGACCCTCATGGGGTTGCCATCAGATGGCAGCTGAGACTCTGGTCGTCTGAAAGCTTGACTGGGCTGGATGTTCAAAATAGGCGCTCCtcataggccgggcatggtggctctcgcctgtaatcccagaactttgggaggccgaggtgggcggatcacaaggtcaggagattgagaccatcctgactaacacggtgaaaccccgtctctgctaaaaatacaaaaaatgagccaggtgtggtggcgggcgcctgtagtcccagctactccggaggctgaggcaggagaatggcgtaaacccaggaggcggagcttgcagtgagccaagatggcaccactgcactctagcactccagcctgggacagagcaagactccgtctcaaaaaacaaaacaaaacaaatgaacaaaaacagctCCACACACAGcactggctgttggctggggcTTGGCTAGGACTGGCCATCCCAGTGTCTGCACATGGCCTGTGCACATGGCCACACTGTGGCAGCTGGGTTCTGAGAGGACAGGCGTTGTAGGAGCCGGCATTTATTTTTTTGCACAGAATAGGACATCCAGAGGGGGCCAGCTATTGGGGTTGGTTTCATAGGTCTGTGACATCAGGGGCAGGTCCCTGTGATTCTCTTGATCTCTCCTTTATAGTCACAAGGTAGCTCCCATGGCTCCAGGCATTCCGTATGCTTTCatgaaggaggggagggggggcTGTGTATTTCCCTTTCTTCAAGACAGCAGAAACTTTCTCAGATTCCCGAGCAGGCCTCCCTTTCACCTCCTGGCCCAGACCTAGGCCACTGGGCAGCACCTAGTTGATGGGAGGCTGCCAGGAGCAGATATCCATGACTGTCTGGGGCTGGGACATGTTGCAGCCCCAGATGGCATTGGGAATGCAGGGGAGGAGGAGACTTGGATATGGATTAGGCAGCTAGCAGTGTCTGTTTCAGGCAGGgaaccgaggctcagagaagtcagcTCACTTGGCCAAGGTCAGCCTCGCCTCCCTCAGGAGCCCCTGCCCTGAATGCTCCACGTGTTACCCccctgatgaccagtgatgtttCCTGGGTGCTTCCTGTGGGCTGAGCCTCCGGCAGGGCTCTTGAGGCACAGCGACCCTGTCATGTGGGAGCATTCCCCATGGGGTACACTGGCCGATGCTGAGgcctggaggatctcttgaataCCTGGGATCCGACACCACCGTTGATCACAGGCCTGTGGGTACCGCGCTCTGCATCTAAGCCCCTCTGTCACGGCTGTGACTCTCAGCAGCCCTTTAAGGAGGCCACCGTGGCATTTAATGCCCAAGGAAACTGGGGCATCCCATGAGGAGCAGGTGATGGCCAAAGGTTGAGGAGTTGGGTTCCAGCTCTTTCTCTCCGCTTTCCTTCTCAGTGGGCAGCCAGAACCCTAGCTTGCCCTGAGTGCCTCAGTTTCTGTCTCTGGAGCAGCCCACAGCACACCTGTTCTCCTCAACCTTCTATAGCAGAAACCTCACCTCCCCTTGCCCAGGGGGCCTCTAGAATCTTCTggaatggggagggggtaggggctGCCTCTTTCAGGGCATAAATGGTTCTGAAGAGCTGTTGTCCACCCAGGCGGGCTGCGTGCACTTCCCCCACACGGCGCCCTGTGAGGTGCGCGTGCTCATGCTCCTGTACTCGTCCAAGAAAAAGATTTTCATGGGCCTCATCCCCTACGACCAGAGCGGCTTCGTCAACGGCATCCGGCAGGTCATCACCAACCACAAGCAGGTCCAGCAGCAGAAGCTGGAGCAGCAGCAGCGAGGAGTGAGTGGTCACAGTCCCCAAACCAGCACTCCGACCCCCTCCTGCCCGGGCCCCACATGGCCCCCCGGGATCTCCAGGACCATAGACGCCCACCCTTCTCCCAATACATGGCACCCTCAAGCTAAGTCCCACTCAGATTTTCTTGCAGTCTCTCTCCTTTTTCAGCACCCACATCAAAGACTTGACACAGAGCTTCCTACTGGGGACCTTGGAGCGTACAGCGTCTCTCCCAGACCACTCACCCCCAAAGAGAATGTCCCCATCTCCTTACGAGTTCCCTTCAGGGCacaggtcctcctgcctcagattcaGGACGCCACCACCCTCAGTTACTGACCTGCCCCTCTCTCCTCGTGCAGATCGGGGGACAGCAGGCACCCCCAGGGCTGGGGCCCATTCTGGAGGATCAAGCGAGGCCCTCACAGAATCTGGTGAGGACAGGGCTGGCGGAGTGGGGGCTGGGTGGGGGAGGCCCCAGAGGCTGCTCTCTCTGCCTGCAGGAGGGACGTGAGGCCCGTCTCCCTCACCCCTGTGTCTCTTCCCACCAGCTCCAGCTCCGCCCACCACAGTCCCAGCCTCAGGGTACTGTAGGGGCCTCTGGGGCCACGGGGCAGCCCCAGCCCCAAGGTACTGCCCAGCCCCCCCCCGGTGCCCCCCAAGGCCCTCCTGGAACAGCTTCTGGCCCACCCCCTCCTGGACCCATCCTTCGGCCCCAGAACCCTGGGGCCAACCCCCAGCTGCGAAGCCTCCTCCTCAACCCGCCACCGGTGAGATGTGGGGGTAGGGTGGTGGGAGTTCCAGATCCTGGTCCTGTTGTCTGGGAGGAGGGAGGTTGACTGTGGTCAGTGGGTATGAATGGAGACCCGCCCAGGGCTTTAGGCAGAAGACAGACCACCTCCTCTCCATCCATCCCCTACCTTTGAAGAAAACCTTCCCTTCACCACTAGCTGATGCAATCTCTGGGGAGGTGGAGAGTCTCTATCAGGAGCCTCTGAGCCACTCTCTTGTGTTCTCCCAGCCGCAGACCGGGgtgcccccaccccaggcctcccTCCACCACCTCCAGCCACCAGGGGCTCCTGCACTGCTACCCCCACCACACCAGGGCCTGGGGCAGCCCCAGTTGGGGCCCCCACTCCTGCATCCACCACCTGCCCAGTCCTGGCCCGCACAACTTCCCCCACGGGCTCCACTGCCAGGTAAGGGGACCCGGGGGAGGGCAGAGGTCTGGACTGAGTGTCCCAGCAGCTCCTGGGCTAGAGCACAAAGTGCTCCTGGGAAGTAAAGACATAGGATCCAAGAATGAGGGTTTCCCCCACGGGCTGCAGAGCTCTGCGGACTCTGGGAAAGTACAGCCCATGGGTCCAAGGACCTAGTGGGTTGAGAGTGTTTCCCATGATCCTCCTGTGTGTGCTCCTGGGATTGCTGGGAAATGTGGTCTTAGGGCCAGAGAAGTAGTTTTGGAGAAGGGCTCCCAAAGGCTCATGGGAAACAGCATATTTGTAACTAGACGGGATTAGAAGGTGCTTCTGTTGGGTCCCCCAAGGGCTGCCTAGAAAACTTAGTGCCTCTGGgccctcctgggcccaagggcCTACTGGGAGATGCAGTCCCTTCCCCACTGCCCCTCAGGTCAGATGCTGCTGAGCGGGGGTCCCCGAGGCCCGGTCCCCCAGCCGGGCCTGCAGCCCAGCGTCATGGAGGACGACATCCTCATGGATCTCATCTGAATCCCCAACACCCAATAAAGTTCCTTTTTAACACACGCCCCGGCTCCCGTCACTGACATCCCCCAGGACTGGGCAGG from Rhinopithecus roxellana isolate Shanxi Qingling chromosome 12, ASM756505v1, whole genome shotgun sequence encodes:
- the MED25 gene encoding mediator of RNA polymerase II transcription subunit 25 isoform X1; protein product: MAAFPAALNRPARVRAQRRRISSHSAVSAAAAVAVAATARGMVPGSEGPARAGGLVADVVFVIEGTANLGPYFEGLRKHYLLPAIEYFNGGPPAETDFGGDYGGTQYSLVVFNTVDCAPESYVQCHAPTSSAYEFVTWLDGIKFMGGGGESCSLIAEGLSTALQLFDDFKKMREQIGQTHRVCLLICNSPPYLLPAVESTTYSGCTTENLVQQIGERGIHFSIVSPRKLPALRLLFEKAAPPALLEPLQPPTDVSQDPRHMVLVRGLVLPVGGGSAPGPLQPKQPVPLPPAAPSGATLSAAPQQPLPPVPPQYQVPGNLSAAQVAAQNAVEAAKNQKAGLGPRFSPITPLQQAAPGVGPPFSQAPAPPLPPGPPGAPKPPPASQPSLVSTVAPGSGLAPTAQPGAPSMAGTVAPGGVSGPSPAQLGAPALGGQQSVSNKLLAWSGVLEWQEKPKPASVDANTKLTRSLPCQVYVNHGENLKTEQWPQKLIMQLIPQQLLTTLGPLFRNSRMVQFHFTNKDLESLKGLYRIMGNGFAGCVHFPHTAPCEVRVLMLLYSSKKKIFMGLIPYDQSGFVNGIRQVITNHKQVQQQKLEQQQRGIGGQQAPPGLGPILEDQARPSQNLLQLRPPQSQPQGTVGASGATGQPQPQGTAQPPPGAPQGPPGTASGPPPPGPILRPQNPGANPQLRSLLLNPPPPQTGVPPPQASLHHLQPPGAPALLPPPHQGLGQPQLGPPLLHPPPAQSWPAQLPPRAPLPAAKRKREGEGRVFREKWERAYFFVEVKSMPMCLICKQNVSVLKEYNLKRHYESKHSKSYDQYTEQTRDAILSELKKGLKCQ
- the MED25 gene encoding mediator of RNA polymerase II transcription subunit 25 isoform X2 produces the protein MAAFPAALNRPARVRAQRRRISSHSAVSAAAAVAVAATARGMVPGSEGPARAGGLVADVVFVIEGTANLGPYFEGLRKHYLLPAIEYFNGGPPAETDFGGDYGGTQYSLVVFNTVDCAPESYVQCHAPTSSAYEFVTWLDGIKFMGGGGESCSLIAEGLSTALQLFDDFKKMREQIGQTHRVCLLICNSPPYLLPAVESTTYSGCTTENLVQQIGERGIHFSIVSPRKLPALRLLFEKAAPPALLEPLQPPTDVSQDPRHMVLVRGLVLPVGGGSAPGPLQPKQPVPLPPAAPSGATLSAAPQQPLPPVPPQYQVPGNLSAAQVAAQNAVEAAKNQKAGLGPRFSPITPLQQAAPGVGPPFSQAPAPPLPPGPPGAPKPPPASQPSLVSTVAPGSGLAPTAQPGAPSMAGTVAPGGVSGPSPAQLGAPALGGQQSVSNKLLAWSGVLEWQEKPKPASVDANTKLTRSLPCQVYVNHGENLKTEQWPQKLIMQLIPQQLLTTLGPLFRNSRMVQFHFTNKDLESLKGLYRIMGNGFAGCVHFPHTAPCEVRVLMLLYSSKKKIFMGLIPYDQSGFVNGIRQVITNHKQVQQQKLEQQQRGIGGQQAPPGLGPILEDQARPSQNLLQLRPPQSQPQGTVGASGATGQPQPQGTAQPPPGAPQGPPGTASGPPPPGPILRPQNPGANPQLRSLLLNPPPPQTGVPPPQASLHHLQPPGAPALLPPPHQGLGQPQLGPPLLHPPPAQSWPAQLPPRAPLPGQMLLSGGPRGPVPQPGLQPSVMEDDILMDLI